In Candidatus Acidiferrales bacterium, a genomic segment contains:
- the purE gene encoding 5-(carboxyamino)imidazole ribonucleotide mutase has protein sequence MAKPKVAILIGSKSDEAAISEAVAYLDFFGIDHELQVLSAHRNPKETADFASNAERNGYSLIIAGAGMAAHLPGVVASLTILPVIGVPLSGSELSGVDALYSIVQMPPGIPVATVAIGKAGAKNAGVLAAEIIGLSSSDVKQKLIEFRSKGSKL, from the coding sequence ATGGCAAAACCGAAGGTTGCAATTCTTATTGGAAGCAAGTCGGATGAGGCAGCGATATCCGAAGCCGTTGCGTATCTCGATTTTTTCGGAATAGATCATGAACTTCAAGTCTTGAGCGCCCACCGAAATCCTAAAGAGACGGCGGACTTTGCATCGAACGCGGAAAGAAACGGTTACAGCCTTATTATCGCGGGTGCCGGCATGGCGGCACATCTTCCCGGCGTTGTGGCAAGCCTCACGATTCTGCCGGTCATTGGTGTACCACTAAGCGGATCGGAACTCTCAGGAGTCGATGCATTGTATTCCATTGTCCAGATGCCGCCGGGGATTCCCGTCGCGACGGTTGCGATTGGAAAGGCGGGCGCAAAAAATGCGGGCGTCCTTGCTGCGGAAATCATCGGACTATCCAGCAGTGACGTGAAACAAAAACTCATTGAATTTAGATCGAAAGGCTCCAAACTGTGA